ATGCTTGGTGACTAACAGACATACAGGGCACTTTTTGCCGTTTGGCTGCCCAAGCACTAATAGGTTCGAAGTCGTTGATAATCAAGTCATAGCTGGATACATCTAAGCTTTTTACATCTTGAACAAATTGATTGAGCTTTAATTGGCGCAGTGTTTCAAGGTGTTTAACTTTACCATTCGCGCTGATAAAGGAAATGCCGGTGCGAGTTCGATAGTCACCAAATACTTGCATATCGAAGTATTTCTCTGGCGGGCGGCCAGAGAATAAATAATCCACATCGGCGTCCATGGTACTAAATTGTTTAGCCATAATGCGGGCTCGGCTAATATGGCCATTACCCGTGCCTTGCACGCCATATAAAATTTTCATGAATACGATCCTTTAGCAAACTAGATCAATTGAATGCTTAACCAAGCACAGCTCATACCAAGAGCGGCTCCACAAAACACATCAGAAGGGTAATGCACCCCGAGTAATACTCGCGATAAACCGATTAAGCAGGCCCAAGCAAAAATAAAAGGCGTTAAAAAGGGCCAGTAAAAACTAATTACGGTTGCCATAACAAAGGCGGCTGCGGTATGCCCAGAAGGTAAACTGAATTTGTCAGAAGGTACGATATGAGCACTGATAATGACATCAGACGGTCGTCCCCGTTTAAATACGTTTTTTAGGATAATGTACAGCGGCAATTCAAACGCAAAGGCTTGCAATCCGGTTGCAACAAAAGCATGTCCTTGTTCAGCGAAAAAAAACAGAATGATAGCGGCGAACGTATAAATTGGGCCGTCACCAGTTTTTGAAATTTGTTTAACCCAAGACATTGAACGATTTTGCGTTCTAGCAAAAAGCCAGTAAAACAATTGGGTATCTGCGTTTGTGACTATATTCATCTATTTAATAGGCTTGTCTGTCATTATCGACTATAGAGTAGGCCCTTTATATGACGAATTATTGACCGAAAGGCTGCAAAATGATGACATCAACATGCGTGCGATATCGATATGGTGTTTTTGATAGACGGCAGCATTAGTTGCGATATACTGTTGAAAAAAAAGGTGTTTGCTATGGAATACAGTACCTCAGAGTTATGTGATCTCTATACAGATATGGTTGATGTGGTTGAGCCCATATTCAGTCATTTCGGCGCGTTATCGGCATTTTCAGGTGCGTTAGTTACCGTTAAATGTTTTGAAAGTAACGGTTTAATTAAAAATGTATTGCAACAAGATGGTCAAGGCCAAGTCTTACTTATTGATGGCGGTGGCTCAATTCGCCGTGCATTAATTGATGCGGAGATAGCTGAATTAGCTGCGAGCAATAATTGGGCTGGTATTGTTTGTCATGGTGCGGTACGCGATGTTGACCTAATTGAAGAAATAGAGATAGGCATTATGGCTTTAGTGTCTATTCCTGTCGGTGCTGATGATGATACTTATGGTGAAGAGAATATCCCAGTTAACTTTGCTGGGGTGAGTTTTTTACCACAAGACATGCTATACGCAGACTCAACTGGCATTGTTTTGTCGGCAGAAGCGCTTGAACTGGTTGAAGACGACGAAAGCGAAGACGAGTAAGCAGACCAATTGTTCTATTTATAGTCTTCTCGCTCAGGTCTTATGGTTCATTGTCAGCGCTTACTCGCCCCAATCACATAGTAGAGCATATGCTCATGGGGTCTCGAAGCTTGACGGCTTCCCCTAAAACCTGATCGCTTTGACTATATCAAGAATTAAGCCTTAAACCTATAGCGGGTTATAAGGCTTAAATTCTATGGTTTGTTGCTGCTTCTGTTTTTGTTTCTGCTGCCATTGCTGAGTCCAACTGACAAAACCCGCTAAATCAAATGGCTGACTGTATAAAAAGCCTTGTGATAAGTTGCAGCCCATGCGACGCAGCTTGTCTTCGACTTCTTCATCTTCCACACCCTCTGCAACGACATCTAATCCTAGGTTACGCCCCACATCGACAACAGTGTTGACTATGGTTTTAGCTGTATCGCCTTCTGTTAAACTTTTGACAAAGCTGCGGTCGACTTTCAGGCCCTTAAGAGGCAGTTCTCTAATTAATCCCAAGGCACTCAAGCCAGTACCAAAGTCATCAATTACCGTGTGCACACCAAGTTTATCTAAGCGAATTATCGCGTCATGTGCTTGTTGCGGATCCGCTGTAATAGCCCCTTCACGGATCTCTAATATCAGTTTATTTGCCGCTACATTCGCTTTATTGAGTTGTCCGGCAATAAAATCAATAAGCTCATGTTGCAATAGATCACGATTGGATATGTTGACCGAAATTTGACATTGAATATTCGCTTGCTGCCATTTGGCTAATTCTTGAATAGCTGCGCTTAATACCCAACGTGTAAGACCGTAGATGACGCCGGTTTTTTCTGCAACGTGAATAAAATCTTGTGGTGAAATTAAACCGCGCTGTGGGTGGCGCCAGCGAATAAGGACTTCACCAGCCACGACTTTACGATAATTGATTTCAACAATCGGGTGCACCATGAGTTTCAGTTGATCGTCATTAATGGCTTGTTTTAACTCGAGTGCAAGTTGTTTTTGTTCAGGGGTGATGGGCTCTTGCTCTGGGCTGAACTCGGTTAATAATTGATTGGTTTGGCTACCATAATCCAGAGCAGTTTGAGCTGAGTTTAATAGGGCTGTTAAATCTTTGCCATCGTTCGGGTAATACGCAGCACCTAAGCTAATATCATTTTCAACAATAATACCATCCATTGAAATCGGCTCTGGTAACTGCTGACGTAATTGTAGCGATAAGTTTTCCAGTAAATGACTTTGTTTTGAAACATCTAACAAAAAGGCAAATCTCACGCCGTTTAACGCTGCTAGAGCTAATTTCTCTTGTGCTTGATTTTGTTCAATACAAATGACTTCTTGGCGCTCTAATAGCAAGCGATTTAGACGACGAGCCATTTGAAGTAATACCATGTCGCCA
This genomic window from Saccharobesus litoralis contains:
- the rraA gene encoding ribonuclease E activity regulator RraA, coding for MEYSTSELCDLYTDMVDVVEPIFSHFGALSAFSGALVTVKCFESNGLIKNVLQQDGQGQVLLIDGGGSIRRALIDAEIAELAASNNWAGIVCHGAVRDVDLIEEIEIGIMALVSIPVGADDDTYGEENIPVNFAGVSFLPQDMLYADSTGIVLSAEALELVEDDESEDE
- a CDS encoding phosphatase PAP2 family protein; translation: MNIVTNADTQLFYWLFARTQNRSMSWVKQISKTGDGPIYTFAAIILFFFAEQGHAFVATGLQAFAFELPLYIILKNVFKRGRPSDVIISAHIVPSDKFSLPSGHTAAAFVMATVISFYWPFLTPFIFAWACLIGLSRVLLGVHYPSDVFCGAALGMSCAWLSIQLI